Genomic segment of Veillonella parvula DSM 2008:
CCTACAAGATAATTCAGTTGGAGAGATTGGCTGAATTACTTGTAGGAGGGTTGGAGAGTCATTATTACATGGGTCTCATAATTTGATGTGCTATTTGCTTATAGTATAACAAATTATACATCAAAAATATAGTAATTATTTATTTTATTGTAATTTTGCTAATAATGCTTTGAGGTACACATATACATTTTCAACAGAAGGTAAATGAACGCGTTCTGTTGGTGTATGAGGACTTACGATAGTAGGCCCAAAGCTAATCATCTGTGTATTTGGCAATACGCCTTTTAACAAACCACATTCGAGACCTGCGTGAATAGCATTTACATTAGCTGGTGTATCGAACATTTCGTTATGTAAGGAAATCGCTTGTTCTTCCAATTTCGATCCTTTGTCGTATTCCCATGCTGGATATCCACCTGTACGCTCTGCAGCTACGCCAAGTGCTTTTGCAAGAAGCATCATTTTTTTCGTTAAGAATTCAAGACTATTACTATTGGAACTACGAATAGAAATGAGTATTTCAATGGTATGTTGATTTTCACGTACGATAGCAATATTATTAGATGTTTCTACAAGGTTTGGAATAGACTTACTTACAGAATGAACCCCATCTTGTGCAAGATAGATATATGTAATAAGTGCTTCTGTTGTGTCTTCTGCATATACTATTTCAGGAGTAGGAACATCTTCAACTACAAATGTAAGGCCTGGATCCTGTACGCTATATTCGTGTTGGTATTGTTTTTCTTGGTATGCGAGCAATGTTTTAATGGCTGCCACATCTTCAGAGCGTACGGATAGTACAGCTACTGCTTTAGACGGGATTGCATTATGTTTTACGCCACCTTCAAAAGACGCTAAGCTAATAGGATATTGTTGTTGAATATCATAGAGCACACGGGTTAGTACTTGGTTTGCATTGGCTCGTTGCTCGTTGATTTCGATGCCGGAGTGCCCCCCTTTGAGGCCGGTTACTGTAATGGATAGGCCCGCATCATAGCCTGGTTGATTGTTATCGCGTAACAATGGAATTTTTACATGTACGTGGCAACCGCCAGCACAACTAACGGTGAAGTCATGTTCTACCTCTGTATCTAGGTTGAGTAAGTAGTCGCCAGTTACTTGGCCTTCTTTAATGGCAAAGGCACCATCCATACCAGTTTCTTCGTTGGTAGTGAATAATAATTGCATCGGTCCATGTTGTTGGCTTTCATCTTCAAGGAGAGCAAGCATCATAGCAGCACCCATGCCATTATCAGCACCTAATGTTGTATGGTCTGCGTGCATCCATTCGCCTTCGATGATATTGGCGATTGGATCTTTAGAGAAGTTGTGGTTAGAGTCATGGTCTTTAACACAAACCATATCAATATGGCCTTGTAAAATGATGGATGGACGGTTTTCATAACCTGGAGATGCAGCCTTTTTGATAACTACATTAAAGATTTCGTCTTGATGAACTTCAAGACCTAAATGTTTGGCAAAGTTCACGATGTAATCGCTGATGCCTTTTTCATTGCCGGACTCACGAGGGATTTGGCTCATTTCTTTAAAAATTTCTAAAACGCGTTTTGCTTGAACGATTGTTTCCATAATGGTACCTTTCATTCTCATGTAAAATAGAGATGTATGTATTATTGAAAGCTTTTAAAACAATATAAAATATTGTAGCGTAATGGTCGCTTGTTTTACAACCTAGACTAGGTCCTTTCATACATACGAACTATATAAATTATTATTGTATATATATAGTTATATCACAATAAAGATTATTAGGATAGCTTATGCTAGGTGCTAGCTATATAGGAATAATATTGTATAATGAGGGTATACGAATAACGAATAACAATTAACTAAATTCTATAGATCTTAGAAGGTTGGTGAACCAATGCAACATGAAAGCCGCAATATTAGCATGCTTATGGATTTTTATGAGATGACTATGGCACATGGCTACTTTACAAAATTAAAAAATGTGGATCGCGTCGCATTTGATGTTTTCTTTAGACGTAATCCAGACAAGGGCGGTTTTGCTATTTTTGGTGGTCTCGAACAAATCGTTGAGTACATTTTAAATCTACACTTTGATGAAAGTGATATCTCTTATTTACGGAGTCAGGGTATTTTTAGTGAAGAATTTTTAGCATATCTAAAAGATTTCTCTTTTATCGGTGATGTATATGCCTTTCCAGAAGGTTCTATCATCTATCCTAATGAACCTGTTATTACAATTGTGGCACCTCTCATAGATGCACAAATCATAGAAACTGCAGTGCTTACTATGATGAACCATCAATCTCTTATTGCCACAAAAGCTAATCGCATTGTTCGCGCTGCGGATGGGCGTATTGTGGCTGACTTTGGTGCTCGTCGTGCACATAATGTAGATGCTGCTGTATACGGTGCAAGAGCTGCTTATATTGGTGGTGTTCAGTCCACTGCAACTGTTTTAGCAGGGCAACAATTTGGTATTCCTGTCAGTGGGACCATGGCACATAGCTGGGTTATGTACTATGGCTCTGAATATGATGCTTTCAAAGCCTATGCCGAAGTGTATCCAGATAATCCAGTATTCCTCGTTGATACTTATGATGTGTTAAATTCTGGCGTGCCTAATGCTATTAAGGTAGCAAAGGATGTATTGGAGCCAATGGGTAAACGCTTAAAAGGAATTCGCCTAGATTCTGGTGACCTTGCGTATTTGGCAAAAAAAGCACGGCGCATGCTAGATGATGCAGGTTTAGAGGATTGTAAAATCATGGCATCTAATAGTCTAGATGAGTATACAATCACATCTTTGCTAATACAAGGTGGGCCTATTGATATTTTTGGTGTAGGGGAACGCCTCATTACCTCTAAGAGTGACCCCGTATTTGGTGCGGTATATAAGATTGCTAGCATCGAGAAAGATGGTATGTGGGAACCGCGTATCAAGATTTCTGAAAGTGTTGAAAAAATTACTAATCCAGGTTTAAAAAAGGTATATCGTGTTTATAATGATAAAGGTCGTGCGATTGCAGATCTATTAACATTGTTGCGAGAGGTACCTGATACAGAGGAACCATATCGTTATATCGATCCTGAGCAACCTTGGCGTGAATTATATTTTGAAAATTGCACTTTTAAAGAGATGAAGCAGCTTATTATCAAGGATGGTAAATTAGTTGTGGACTTACCAACTCTAGAGGAAATTCGAGCATATGTGCAAGATCAATTAGCTAATGAAATTTGGCCTGAAGAGCAACGCTTTGAAAATCCACATCGTCACTATCTTGATATGAGTCCTAGCTACTATCAATTGAAGATGGATTTATTGAACCGTATTTATCGAAAAAAATAGGAGGGCCTATGTTAGAAAATCCACAATCTACAAAGAATGCCCTTATTCAATGGATTAGAGATTATTTTAGTCAAAACGGTCCTAACTGTAGTGCTGTAGTCGGTATTTCAGGTGGTAAGGATTCTACTATCGTGGCAGCTCTTTGCAAAGAAGCTCTTGGTGCAAATCGCGTAGTTGGTGTTCTTATGCCAAATGGAGTGCAATCCGATATTGATGATGCTCAGGCAGTGGTGAATCATTTAGGAATTCCTCACATGACAGTTAACATTGGTGCTGCCTATGAGGCGCTAGCTCATGCTATCGTTCAAGCTAAGGGATATGATGTGGTAACGGGGAGAACTGATTTAGCCAAGGATGCAATTATCAATACACCGCCTCGCCTTCGAATGACAACGCTCTATGCAGTAGGGCAAAATTTGCCAAATGGTGCTCGTGTAGCCAATACTTGTAATGGTTCTGAAGACTACGTAGGATATTCTACAAAATACGGAGATAGTGCAGGTGATTTTAGTCCTCTAGCTCAACTCGTGGTAGAAGAGGTTCTTCAAATAGGCAAGCTTCTTGATATTCCATCATATTTAGTTG
This window contains:
- a CDS encoding aminoacyl-histidine dipeptidase, which produces METIVQAKRVLEIFKEMSQIPRESGNEKGISDYIVNFAKHLGLEVHQDEIFNVVIKKAASPGYENRPSIILQGHIDMVCVKDHDSNHNFSKDPIANIIEGEWMHADHTTLGADNGMGAAMMLALLEDESQQHGPMQLLFTTNEETGMDGAFAIKEGQVTGDYLLNLDTEVEHDFTVSCAGGCHVHVKIPLLRDNNQPGYDAGLSITVTGLKGGHSGIEINEQRANANQVLTRVLYDIQQQYPISLASFEGGVKHNAIPSKAVAVLSVRSEDVAAIKTLLAYQEKQYQHEYSVQDPGLTFVVEDVPTPEIVYAEDTTEALITYIYLAQDGVHSVSKSIPNLVETSNNIAIVRENQHTIEILISIRSSNSNSLEFLTKKMMLLAKALGVAAERTGGYPAWEYDKGSKLEEQAISLHNEMFDTPANVNAIHAGLECGLLKGVLPNTQMISFGPTIVSPHTPTERVHLPSVENVYVYLKALLAKLQ
- a CDS encoding nicotinate phosphoribosyltransferase — translated: MQHESRNISMLMDFYEMTMAHGYFTKLKNVDRVAFDVFFRRNPDKGGFAIFGGLEQIVEYILNLHFDESDISYLRSQGIFSEEFLAYLKDFSFIGDVYAFPEGSIIYPNEPVITIVAPLIDAQIIETAVLTMMNHQSLIATKANRIVRAADGRIVADFGARRAHNVDAAVYGARAAYIGGVQSTATVLAGQQFGIPVSGTMAHSWVMYYGSEYDAFKAYAEVYPDNPVFLVDTYDVLNSGVPNAIKVAKDVLEPMGKRLKGIRLDSGDLAYLAKKARRMLDDAGLEDCKIMASNSLDEYTITSLLIQGGPIDIFGVGERLITSKSDPVFGAVYKIASIEKDGMWEPRIKISESVEKITNPGLKKVYRVYNDKGRAIADLLTLLREVPDTEEPYRYIDPEQPWRELYFENCTFKEMKQLIIKDGKLVVDLPTLEEIRAYVQDQLANEIWPEEQRFENPHRHYLDMSPSYYQLKMDLLNRIYRKK
- the nadE gene encoding NAD(+) synthase, producing the protein MLENPQSTKNALIQWIRDYFSQNGPNCSAVVGISGGKDSTIVAALCKEALGANRVVGVLMPNGVQSDIDDAQAVVNHLGIPHMTVNIGAAYEALAHAIVQAKGYDVVTGRTDLAKDAIINTPPRLRMTTLYAVGQNLPNGARVANTCNGSEDYVGYSTKYGDSAGDFSPLAQLVVEEVLQIGKLLDIPSYLVDKVPSDGLSGQSDEDKLGFTYAILDRYIRTGEIEDQPTKERIDHLNRINKHKLELMPSFDPKL